One Pleurocapsa sp. PCC 7327 DNA segment encodes these proteins:
- the petJ gene encoding cytochrome c6 PetJ has product MKQLLIFLGIFLIVMTSGLNDPAIALDTLNGAKIFNVNCAGCHLNGGNIVRRNKTLKIKALQRNKMDSLEAIQDIVTNGKNNMSAYRDRLTKQEIEDVAAYVMGRAKNDWKS; this is encoded by the coding sequence TTGAAGCAACTACTAATATTTCTTGGGATTTTTCTCATAGTAATGACGAGTGGATTGAACGATCCAGCTATCGCATTAGATACCCTAAACGGAGCTAAAATCTTTAATGTTAATTGTGCTGGCTGCCATCTAAATGGCGGCAATATTGTAAGGCGTAATAAAACCCTCAAAATCAAGGCATTGCAGCGTAATAAAATGGACTCTTTAGAAGCAATACAAGATATAGTAACCAATGGGAAAAATAATATGTCTGCCTACCGCGATCGCTTGACAAAACAAGAAATAGAAGATGTAGCTGCTTATGTTATGGGAAGAGCTAAAAATGATTGGAAAAGTTAA
- the rsmG gene encoding 16S rRNA (guanine(527)-N(7))-methyltransferase RsmG, giving the protein MIDRIQQLPILGEVWQTTLDWQPNKKQQEQFQKLYEEIIIGNRQFNLTRITEPREFWEKHLWDSLAGLNGLGIANELEAGQPLYVIDIGTGAGFPGIPIAIALPFWIVTLLDSTRKKMVFLSGLITKLDLKNIQTLIGRAEEIGQNPLHRQAYDLALIRAVGEATVCAEYALPLLKIGGLAILYRGHWDEKDNLSLQLAAEKLGGKIERVTEFVTPLSQSIRHCIYLRKMLSTPPQFPRAIGIPVQKPL; this is encoded by the coding sequence ATGATAGATCGAATACAACAGTTGCCAATACTAGGAGAAGTTTGGCAAACCACTTTGGACTGGCAACCCAACAAAAAACAGCAAGAGCAATTTCAAAAATTGTATGAAGAAATTATCATCGGAAACCGTCAATTTAATCTGACTCGCATTACCGAACCTAGGGAATTTTGGGAGAAACATCTCTGGGATTCTCTTGCAGGATTGAACGGATTGGGAATCGCTAACGAACTAGAGGCAGGTCAACCCCTTTATGTTATCGATATTGGTACTGGCGCGGGATTTCCAGGAATTCCCATCGCGATCGCGCTACCATTTTGGATAGTTACGCTACTCGATTCCACTCGCAAAAAAATGGTTTTTTTGAGTGGCTTAATCACCAAATTAGATCTTAAAAATATTCAAACTTTAATCGGTAGGGCTGAAGAAATCGGACAAAATCCTTTACACAGACAAGCCTACGATCTCGCTCTCATTCGGGCAGTGGGAGAAGCCACTGTCTGCGCCGAATATGCTTTGCCGCTTTTAAAAATTGGAGGTTTGGCAATCCTCTATCGCGGCCATTGGGATGAGAAAGATAATTTGTCCCTACAGTTAGCCGCAGAAAAACTCGGTGGTAAAATTGAACGAGTTACTGAATTCGTAACGCCCTTGAGTCAAAGTATTCGTCATTGTATTTACTTGCGTAAAATGTTGTCAACACCTCCTCAATTTCCTCGCGCAATCGGTATTCCCGTACAAAAACCACTTTAA
- a CDS encoding ABC transporter ATP-binding protein, translating to MLYLKNLVYHPPATSTPILNGINLELAPQELGLVIGPSGSGKTTLLEILAGLAEKTKGEILWRDQELTPLHLQQLAGLVFQFPERHFCGGTILEELRLGHPELGRDRIEEALQEVGLEHIPWNTPPHSLSGGQQRRLALAVQLIRQPNLLLLDEPTAGLDWSMRRQLAKLLAKLKTHWTLLIVSHDPGELLPIADRCWKIARGKLVSVKPAELLVNSSS from the coding sequence ATGCTATATCTAAAAAATCTGGTTTATCATCCTCCTGCCACATCTACACCAATACTCAATGGTATTAACCTAGAATTGGCTCCCCAAGAATTAGGATTGGTTATCGGACCAAGCGGTTCCGGTAAAACGACGCTTCTGGAGATTTTGGCAGGTTTGGCTGAGAAAACCAAAGGCGAGATTCTTTGGCGCGACCAAGAACTGACTCCTTTACATTTACAACAATTGGCAGGTTTAGTATTTCAGTTTCCTGAGAGGCATTTTTGCGGGGGGACGATTTTAGAGGAATTGCGCTTGGGTCATCCCGAATTGGGACGCGATCGCATCGAGGAGGCGCTTCAAGAGGTAGGATTAGAGCATATACCGTGGAATACTCCTCCCCACTCCCTTAGCGGCGGTCAGCAGAGACGGCTTGCCCTAGCCGTACAGCTCATTCGTCAGCCTAATTTATTGCTGTTGGACGAACCTACGGCTGGATTGGATTGGTCCATGCGCCGTCAGCTAGCAAAACTACTGGCGAAACTCAAAACTCATTGGACGCTATTAATCGTCAGCCACGATCCCGGCGAGTTATTGCCGATCGCCGATCGCTGCTGGAAGATCGCTCGCGGCAAACTCGTGTCTGTCAAACCAGCAGAGCTATTAGTTAATTCTTCAAGCTAA
- a CDS encoding Sll0314/Alr1548 family TPR repeat-containing protein, which yields MKARLTTRKQISVTFSVATAIALSLWGNPTLAGDPFRKTNPENIGEKTEAAFEAIFRQGNYKEAKNYLIEVDNTEEANEPLAHAMRASIAYTEKDWETLKTYASKTIETAEQLKEQNPVRGNLYVAVGHFLEGAYIYTQQQDPVSALTKLQQVFQYLDAAEASAPDDPELNLIKGYLDLILSVNLPFSSPEQAIARFEKYASPDYLVDRGIAVAYRDLKEYDRALQFAEKALETAPENPELQYLKGQILRKQGKQNKDLGLMKQAFSYFDQVLTKERQLPETVLIAVRHERKVLEQEMNEFQADRS from the coding sequence ATGAAAGCGCGGCTGACGACACGAAAACAAATTTCCGTGACTTTTTCTGTAGCAACTGCGATCGCTCTGAGTCTGTGGGGAAATCCAACCCTAGCAGGCGATCCCTTTCGCAAAACCAATCCTGAGAATATAGGAGAAAAAACCGAAGCAGCCTTTGAAGCAATTTTTCGTCAGGGAAACTATAAAGAGGCGAAAAATTACCTGATTGAAGTGGATAACACCGAAGAAGCTAACGAACCCCTCGCCCATGCCATGCGGGCATCTATCGCCTACACCGAGAAAGATTGGGAAACGCTGAAAACCTATGCAAGCAAGACCATAGAAACGGCAGAACAGTTAAAAGAGCAAAATCCCGTACGAGGAAATCTTTACGTCGCCGTCGGCCACTTTTTAGAAGGAGCTTATATCTATACGCAACAACAAGATCCGGTCAGTGCGCTGACGAAGCTTCAACAGGTTTTTCAATACCTCGATGCCGCAGAAGCAAGCGCTCCCGACGATCCAGAACTGAATTTAATCAAAGGCTATTTAGATTTAATTTTATCGGTCAATCTGCCGTTTTCCAGTCCCGAACAAGCGATCGCTCGCTTCGAGAAATATGCTTCTCCCGATTATCTCGTCGATCGCGGCATTGCCGTCGCCTATCGAGATTTAAAAGAGTACGATCGAGCCTTACAGTTTGCTGAAAAAGCGCTAGAAACTGCCCCCGAAAACCCAGAATTGCAGTATCTTAAAGGACAAATTCTCCGTAAGCAGGGCAAGCAAAATAAAGATCTCGGTCTCATGAAACAAGCCTTCTCCTATTTCGACCAAGTCCTCACCAAAGAAAGGCAACTTCCTGAAACCGTTTTAATAGCCGTTCGGCACGAACGTAAAGTACTTGAGCAAGAAATGAACGAGTTTCAAGCCGATCGCTCTTAA
- a CDS encoding glutamate-5-semialdehyde dehydrogenase: MVATPIESPSLIELAKKTRDSARQLAMLSSQERDRAIEAIARSLESASPEIIAANEADCKQAEVDGISKALLARLKLGETKLKATIDGVRDVKKLPDPVGQVQIHRELDKGLILKRITCPLGVLGIIFEARPEALIQIISLAIKSGNGVILKGGKEATRSCQTLVKVIKQGLANTKVNPDAVQLLATREEIQALLKLDEYVDLIIPRGSNDFVRYVQENTRIPVLGHADGICHLYVDKAANIEKAVEIAVDSKTQYPAACNAIETLLVHKDIASQFLPKVAEALGRYKVELKGDEITREFLSIAPATEEDWKTEYCDLILSIKVVDSLEAAIEHINTYGSKHTDAIATEDNFAAETFLSQVDSAGVFHNCSTRFADGFRYGFGAEVGISTQKIPPRGPVGLEGLVTYKYQITGNGHIVADYTGAKAKFFTHRDLT; this comes from the coding sequence ATGGTTGCGACTCCCATTGAATCCCCTTCTCTAATAGAACTTGCTAAAAAAACCCGCGACAGCGCGCGTCAATTAGCAATGCTTTCTAGCCAAGAGCGCGATCGCGCCATTGAAGCGATCGCTCGATCGTTAGAATCCGCATCCCCGGAAATTATTGCTGCCAACGAAGCCGACTGCAAACAGGCAGAAGTGGATGGTATTTCCAAAGCCTTGTTGGCGCGATTAAAATTAGGCGAAACAAAACTAAAAGCAACCATTGACGGGGTAAGAGACGTAAAAAAACTTCCCGATCCCGTCGGGCAAGTGCAAATTCATCGAGAATTAGATAAGGGATTAATTCTCAAGCGAATTACTTGTCCTTTAGGCGTATTAGGCATTATTTTCGAAGCGCGTCCCGAAGCGTTAATTCAAATTATCAGTTTGGCAATTAAATCTGGGAATGGCGTAATTCTCAAAGGCGGAAAAGAAGCTACTCGATCTTGTCAAACCTTGGTTAAAGTTATCAAGCAAGGATTGGCAAATACTAAAGTTAATCCCGATGCCGTTCAATTGCTTGCGACTAGAGAAGAAATTCAGGCGCTATTAAAATTAGATGAATATGTCGATCTAATTATTCCCAGAGGGTCTAACGATTTTGTGCGATACGTGCAGGAAAATACCCGCATTCCCGTTTTAGGACATGCCGACGGGATTTGTCATTTGTATGTCGATAAAGCAGCTAACATCGAGAAAGCAGTGGAGATCGCAGTAGATTCTAAAACTCAATATCCTGCTGCCTGTAATGCCATTGAAACTTTATTAGTGCATAAAGATATTGCTTCTCAATTTTTGCCCAAAGTAGCAGAAGCTTTAGGTCGCTACAAAGTAGAATTAAAAGGCGATGAAATCACTCGCGAATTTCTCAGTATTGCCCCCGCGACCGAAGAGGATTGGAAGACCGAATATTGCGATCTGATTTTATCTATTAAAGTGGTAGATTCCTTAGAAGCTGCGATCGAGCATATCAATACCTACGGTTCAAAACATACCGACGCGATCGCTACTGAAGATAATTTTGCTGCCGAAACTTTTCTCAGTCAAGTTGATTCTGCGGGCGTTTTTCACAACTGTTCGACTCGCTTTGCAGATGGTTTCCGCTACGGTTTCGGTGCAGAAGTCGGGATTAGTACCCAAAAAATACCTCCCAGAGGACCAGTCGGTTTAGAAGGACTTGTCACTTACAAATATCAAATTACGGGTAACGGTCACATTGTTGCTGATTATACAGGAGCAAAGGCTAAATTTTTTACCCATCGAGATTTAACATAA
- the nifB gene encoding nitrogenase cofactor biosynthesis protein NifB: MTVTVNYEKHPCFNVKVKGQFGRVHLPVAPKCNIQCNYCNRKYDCVNESRPGVTSTVLSPAQAVLYMDKVLEKEPRITVAGIAGPGDPFANAQETLETMRLLRNRYPELILCLATNGLGLKPEYIEEIAEMGVSHVTVTINAIDPEITRKVYRWVRDGKTVYQGRKGAELLLQRQLEAVKGLKAAGITVKINCIIIPGINDHHAVEVAKKMSELGADLFNAMALYPTAETPFEDLIEPDALTMAKIRHECEQYLPQMRHCTRCRADAVGLLGADQSEEFHGCLISCSKTLVPLESQNRPYVAVASYEGVLVNQHLGQADQFEIWEKTDQGFHMVEERVAPDKGMGFERWQKLADALKDCRAVLATSMGDNPKEVLIECGVLPVEMNGFIEEGLKAVYEGGHLGKLKGKRQKAECGVKQEGCGGDGLGCR, translated from the coding sequence ATGACTGTCACGGTAAATTATGAAAAACATCCCTGTTTTAACGTTAAGGTAAAAGGACAATTTGGACGAGTTCATTTACCCGTCGCGCCAAAGTGCAATATTCAATGTAACTATTGCAATCGCAAGTATGATTGTGTCAATGAAAGCCGTCCGGGGGTAACTAGCACCGTTCTTTCTCCTGCCCAAGCGGTTCTCTACATGGATAAAGTATTGGAGAAGGAACCCAGAATTACTGTAGCTGGTATTGCTGGCCCAGGGGATCCTTTTGCAAATGCACAAGAAACTTTGGAGACGATGCGTTTGCTTAGAAATCGCTATCCAGAGTTAATCTTGTGTCTGGCAACGAACGGATTGGGATTAAAACCAGAATATATTGAAGAGATAGCGGAAATGGGGGTTTCTCACGTTACAGTAACCATTAACGCGATCGATCCAGAAATTACTCGCAAGGTTTACCGTTGGGTTCGTGATGGCAAAACCGTCTATCAAGGACGCAAGGGAGCAGAATTATTACTGCAACGCCAACTCGAAGCCGTAAAGGGACTGAAAGCAGCAGGGATTACCGTAAAAATCAATTGCATCATCATTCCAGGAATCAACGACCATCACGCCGTTGAAGTCGCCAAGAAAATGTCAGAATTGGGCGCAGATCTCTTCAATGCAATGGCGTTGTATCCCACGGCGGAAACCCCCTTTGAAGATTTAATCGAACCCGATGCCTTGACAATGGCGAAAATTCGCCACGAATGCGAGCAATATTTACCCCAGATGCGTCACTGTACGCGCTGTCGCGCTGATGCGGTAGGATTGTTAGGGGCTGACCAATCAGAAGAGTTTCATGGCTGTCTGATTTCTTGTTCTAAGACGCTCGTTCCTTTAGAATCCCAAAATAGACCTTATGTAGCAGTTGCTTCCTACGAAGGGGTTTTGGTCAATCAACATTTAGGTCAAGCCGATCAGTTCGAGATTTGGGAAAAAACCGACCAAGGTTTCCATATGGTAGAAGAACGGGTTGCCCCTGACAAGGGAATGGGATTTGAACGGTGGCAAAAACTAGCCGACGCGCTTAAAGATTGTCGGGCCGTTTTAGCAACTAGCATGGGCGATAATCCCAAAGAAGTTCTGATCGAGTGCGGCGTGTTGCCTGTAGAGATGAATGGTTTTATCGAAGAGGGATTGAAAGCAGTTTATGAAGGCGGCCATTTAGGAAAGCTTAAAGGCAAGCGCCAAAAAGCCGAATGTGGTGTCAAGCAAGAAGGTTGTGGGGGAGATGGTTTGGGGTGCAGGTAA
- a CDS encoding nitrogenase component 1, whose protein sequence is MRRFLKAEPRLQQFRAWAVLKLLDYEKIPEGGTPLAAIQGMGSSQVTIEFGQVLSRSHSTGGQLLQERFHVPLYSIGMPIGLRECDRFFDILEEVSGCLTPRKHELERGRLVDAYVDGHKYVFGKRAVVYGEEDLVVGLTAFLAEIGLKPVLCASGGNSGHFQDAIAAVTSDILTEPPIVKEGFDFYEIAEEIENLKPDILIGTSKGYPIARKHNIPLIRAGFPIHDRFGSQRILHLGYRGTQTLLDSIINAFIDKKQADSPVSYGYL, encoded by the coding sequence ATGAGAAGATTCCTGAAGGCGGAACCCCGCTTGCAGCAATTCAGGGCATGGGCAGTTCTCAAGTTACTAGACTATGAGAAGATTCCTGAAGGCGGAACCCCGCTTGCAGCAATTCAGGGCATGGGCAGTTCTCAAGTTACGATTGAGTTCGGACAAGTCTTGTCGCGATCGCACTCTACTGGGGGTCAACTCCTACAAGAACGCTTTCATGTCCCTTTATATTCTATTGGAATGCCCATAGGCTTGCGGGAGTGCGATCGCTTTTTTGATATTCTCGAAGAAGTTTCCGGTTGCCTAACTCCTAGAAAACACGAACTCGAACGGGGACGGCTAGTAGATGCTTATGTAGACGGACACAAATACGTATTCGGCAAGCGGGCGGTGGTGTATGGCGAGGAGGACTTAGTCGTCGGGCTGACGGCATTTTTGGCAGAAATCGGACTAAAACCCGTCCTATGCGCTTCTGGAGGCAATAGCGGGCATTTTCAAGACGCGATCGCAGCCGTCACTTCTGACATTTTAACCGAACCGCCCATCGTTAAAGAAGGTTTCGATTTTTACGAAATTGCTGAAGAAATCGAGAATTTAAAACCCGATATCCTGATTGGCACGAGCAAAGGTTATCCTATCGCTCGCAAGCATAACATTCCGCTCATTCGCGCGGGTTTTCCCATCCACGATCGCTTTGGCAGCCAGCGAATTTTACATCTAGGCTATCGGGGCACTCAAACCCTGTTAGATAGCATTATTAACGCCTTCATCGATAAAAAACAAGCAGATTCGCCTGTTAGTTACGGATATCTTTAA
- a CDS encoding IS5 family transposase (programmed frameshift) yields MTYSQVKNLKPTEFKRLCGVYPETFKEMVKVLEAEKVLQKKTGRPNKLSAEDQILMTLEYWREYRTYFHIGTSWGINETTALRITRKVEDILMKSGLFNLPGKKAVQPQNTEIEIVVVDVAEHEIERPKKKQKAYYSGRQKCHTIKSQVLADAKTRQILCIAHEKGKSHDFKIWKNSKIGIEQQIECLADKGYQGIQKLHPNSRIPNKKKRNQQLSLEQKKFNRKLASERIVIENIHRSLKIFRILSSRYRNRRRRFGLRFNLIAGIYNYELLSHSNYAIA; encoded by the exons ATGACTTACTCTCAAGTAAAAAATTTAAAACCGACAGAGTTTAAACGGCTTTGTGGAGTATATCCAGAGACGTTTAAAGAGATGGTAAAAGTTCTAGAAGCCGAAAAAGTCTTACAAAAAAAAACAGGACGACCAAATAAATTAAGCGCAGAAGACCAAATCTTAATGACTCTTGAATATTGGCGAGAGTATCGCACCTATTTTCATATCGGAACTAGCTGGGGAATAAACGAGACAACGGCTTTACGAATCACCAGAAAAGTAGAAGATATTTTAATGAAATCGGGACTTTTCAATCTGCCTGGGAAAAAAGCTGTTCAACCCCAAAATACAGAAATTGAAATTGTCGTAGTAGATGTAGCAGAACATGAAATAGAAAGACCGA AAAAAAAACAAAAAGCTTACTACAGTGGTCGGCAAAAGTGTCACACGATAAAATCGCAAGTTTTAGCTGACGCAAAAACGAGACAAATTCTTTGTATTGCTCATGAGAAGGGAAAAAGTCATGATTTTAAGATTTGGAAAAATAGTAAAATAGGAATCGAACAACAGATAGAATGTTTGGCTGATAAAGGATATCAAGGAATTCAGAAACTTCATCCCAACAGTAGAATTCCCAACAAAAAAAAGCGCAATCAACAGTTAAGTCTAGAGCAAAAGAAGTTTAATCGTAAGTTAGCAAGTGAAAGGATTGTAATTGAAAATATTCATCGCAGTCTAAAAATATTCAGAATTCTTTCAAGTCGATATCGCAACCGAAGAAGACGGTTTGGGTTGAGATTTAATTTGATTGCTGGCATTTATAATTATGAACTTCTTTCCCACTCCAATTATGCGATCGCGTAA
- the nifE gene encoding nitrogenase iron-molybdenum cofactor biosynthesis protein NifE translates to MTDTVIFQERADQIHRKGDAPFQLACNKDSLAGAVSQRACVFCGSRVVLYPIADAIHLVHGPIGCAAYTWDIRGALSSGPELHRLSFSTDLQERDVIFGGEKKLQQALIELIDRHHPNAAFVYSTCIVGIIGDDMESICKQVSQEKGIPVIPVQSEGFKGNKRAGYNAACRAMFRLVGTEDITDISPHSINILGDFNLAGEIWIIREYFERMGVQVVAKITGDGRVKDIARSHGAALNVVQCSGATMDFAKLMKEGYGTPFIKVSYFGIEDMADALYKVANFFKDDPEILKRAQQVVRDEIAVLYPKLQEYRKDLQGKKAAIYVGGAFKAFSLVKAFRLLGMDVVMVGSQTGTSEDYKELHEVTDEGTIIVDDSNPLELSAFLKEKDVDIFVGGVKERPIAYKLGLGFCDHNHERKEALEGFVGMLNFAKEVHSTVMSPVWRFVPRRTRLTKAEGRGQKAEGKK, encoded by the coding sequence ATGACTGACACAGTTATCTTTCAAGAACGTGCCGATCAAATTCACCGCAAAGGCGATGCTCCCTTTCAGTTAGCCTGCAATAAGGATAGTTTAGCGGGAGCTGTCAGTCAAAGAGCGTGCGTCTTTTGTGGTTCGCGGGTCGTCCTCTATCCCATCGCCGATGCAATACACTTAGTCCACGGCCCCATCGGTTGTGCCGCCTATACTTGGGATATTCGGGGTGCATTGTCTTCTGGTCCTGAATTACACCGCCTGAGTTTTTCCACTGACTTACAAGAAAGAGATGTCATCTTCGGCGGCGAGAAAAAACTTCAGCAAGCGTTAATCGAACTAATCGATCGCCATCATCCCAATGCTGCCTTTGTCTACTCTACTTGCATTGTCGGCATTATCGGCGACGATATGGAGAGCATCTGCAAGCAAGTTAGCCAAGAAAAAGGTATCCCAGTCATCCCCGTGCAGTCTGAAGGATTTAAAGGCAATAAGCGAGCAGGATACAATGCCGCTTGCAGAGCCATGTTCCGCTTGGTAGGAACGGAGGATATTACAGACATTTCTCCCCATAGTATTAACATTCTAGGCGATTTTAACCTGGCAGGGGAAATCTGGATTATCCGAGAATATTTTGAACGTATGGGTGTCCAGGTAGTTGCTAAAATTACGGGCGACGGACGAGTCAAAGATATCGCGCGATCGCACGGTGCTGCTCTCAACGTCGTGCAATGTTCTGGGGCGACGATGGACTTCGCTAAACTGATGAAAGAAGGATACGGAACTCCTTTCATCAAGGTTTCCTACTTCGGCATCGAAGACATGGCAGATGCCCTTTACAAAGTCGCCAACTTCTTCAAAGACGACCCCGAAATCCTCAAACGCGCTCAACAAGTAGTACGCGATGAAATCGCTGTCCTCTATCCCAAACTTCAAGAATACCGCAAAGACTTGCAGGGGAAAAAAGCCGCTATCTACGTCGGCGGTGCCTTCAAAGCTTTCTCACTTGTCAAAGCCTTTCGTCTATTGGGAATGGATGTCGTGATGGTCGGTTCGCAAACAGGAACCAGCGAAGACTACAAAGAACTGCACGAAGTCACCGATGAAGGCACGATTATTGTAGACGATTCCAACCCCTTAGAACTATCTGCCTTCCTTAAAGAAAAAGATGTAGATATCTTCGTCGGTGGCGTAAAAGAACGTCCCATTGCCTACAAACTAGGACTTGGCTTCTGCGACCACAACCACGAACGCAAAGAAGCCTTAGAAGGCTTTGTCGGAATGCTCAACTTTGCCAAAGAAGTGCATTCCACCGTCATGTCCCCCGTCTGGCGATTCGTCCCTCGCAGAACCCGCTTGACGAAGGCAGAAGGCAGAGGGCAGAAGGCAGAGGGGAAGAAATAA
- a CDS encoding ferredoxin — protein MGKLTKPKHHIFVCASFRMKGDAQGVCGRKGAVPLIQYLEGELSDRGLDDVLVSSTGCLKLCDHGPVMMIYPDNYWYGEVDEDAIDEILDALEEGKAAEDYLFAK, from the coding sequence ATGGGTAAACTAACAAAACCAAAACATCACATTTTTGTTTGTGCGTCCTTTAGAATGAAAGGCGATGCTCAGGGCGTTTGCGGACGCAAAGGGGCTGTTCCGCTCATTCAATATCTAGAAGGCGAACTGAGCGATCGCGGTTTAGACGATGTCCTCGTTTCTTCAACGGGATGCCTGAAACTGTGCGACCATGGCCCCGTCATGATGATTTACCCCGATAACTATTGGTATGGAGAAGTCGATGAAGATGCGATCGACGAAATTCTCGATGCGCTAGAAGAAGGAAAAGCGGCAGAAGATTATTTATTTGCTAAATAG
- the nifK gene encoding nitrogenase molybdenum-iron protein subunit beta encodes MLELTPKEIVERKALRINPAKTCQPIGAMYAALGIHGCLPHSHGSQGCCAYHRSHLTRHYKEPIMAATSSFTEGAAVFGGSANLRQAFTTMYKLYNPDVIAVNTTCLSETIGDDIPTIIREARESGIIPEGKTVIHANTPSYVGTHITGWSNMTEAMVKYLSEKTGTTKNQLNVIPGYVEPSDVRHLKQFLQTLGVESVVFPDTSDVVDTPQTGDFRMYPKGGTTVEALRSTGDSLYTLALGDASKAAAVALENKCQVPYKVLDLPVGIAACDRFVQAVIETTGIEPPESLMDERGKLVDLMTDWQQYLYGKRVALSGDPDQMVAVTEFLVSCGAKPIYVITGTVSPYFVTRCKEILQDWVPDAVIRDNADLFYLHQLIKNEPVDLLISNVYGKYIARAEDIPLVRYGWPILDRVGHSLFPSFGYRGSMHLLCNIINTILERKDRDDPDEVFELVL; translated from the coding sequence ATGTTAGAATTGACCCCCAAAGAAATTGTCGAACGCAAGGCATTACGCATCAATCCCGCCAAAACTTGTCAGCCAATCGGTGCAATGTACGCTGCTCTAGGGATTCATGGCTGTTTGCCCCATTCCCACGGCTCGCAAGGCTGCTGCGCTTATCACAGATCGCACTTGACTCGTCACTACAAAGAGCCAATTATGGCAGCTACTAGCTCTTTTACGGAAGGGGCGGCAGTATTTGGCGGCAGTGCCAACTTGCGGCAGGCATTCACGACGATGTACAAGCTGTACAATCCAGACGTAATTGCCGTCAATACCACTTGCTTATCGGAAACCATTGGGGATGACATTCCTACCATTATCCGAGAAGCTCGCGAAAGCGGAATTATTCCAGAAGGCAAAACCGTTATTCACGCTAACACGCCCAGCTACGTCGGCACCCATATCACGGGTTGGTCGAACATGACCGAAGCGATGGTGAAGTATCTGTCTGAGAAGACTGGTACGACCAAAAACCAGCTTAACGTCATCCCTGGCTATGTAGAGCCATCCGACGTTCGCCATCTGAAGCAGTTTTTGCAAACGCTTGGAGTTGAGTCAGTAGTATTCCCCGACACTTCCGATGTCGTCGATACCCCTCAAACGGGCGATTTTCGGATGTATCCAAAAGGCGGAACGACCGTAGAAGCCCTTCGTTCTACAGGCGACAGCCTCTATACGCTAGCGTTGGGAGATGCTAGTAAGGCAGCAGCAGTGGCATTAGAGAATAAATGCCAAGTTCCTTATAAAGTACTTGATTTACCCGTCGGTATTGCTGCATGCGATCGCTTTGTCCAAGCAGTCATCGAAACCACCGGAATCGAACCGCCAGAATCCCTCATGGACGAACGAGGCAAGCTGGTAGACTTAATGACTGACTGGCAACAATATCTCTATGGTAAGCGGGTTGCCCTCTCCGGCGACCCCGATCAAATGGTTGCAGTAACCGAATTCTTGGTAAGCTGCGGCGCTAAACCCATCTACGTCATTACGGGTACGGTTTCTCCATATTTTGTCACTCGGTGTAAGGAAATTCTTCAAGATTGGGTACCCGATGCCGTTATCCGCGACAACGCCGACCTATTCTATCTGCATCAACTGATTAAGAACGAACCCGTAGACTTGTTAATTAGCAACGTCTATGGCAAGTATATCGCCCGCGCAGAAGACATTCCCTTAGTACGCTACGGCTGGCCCATTCTCGATCGCGTCGGTCATAGCTTATTCCCCAGCTTCGGCTATCGTGGCAGTATGCACTTATTATGCAACATTATCAACACGATACTCGAACGCAAAGATCGCGACGATCCCGATGAAGTGTTCGAATTAGTGCTGTAG